A genome region from Thermomonospora amylolytica includes the following:
- a CDS encoding winged helix DNA-binding domain-containing protein — protein MAVLTTRALNRATLERQRLLRRVDQPPRTVVEHLTGLQAQDPPLPYLGLWARIRAFDKDALTRLLHDRTVVRATLHRGTQHLVLAQDYLWLRPTLAPMLDRRWRTAFRKATEGVDPARLTATVHDLLAQSGSLTRPQLAAALAERWPDHDGMQLAWAAQGLLPIVHPPPSGTWGHQGPTPFALAETWLGRRPDGQGSPETLIRRHLAAFGPATVRDIQAWSGLTRLNEVVDRIRPTLRVHRGETGAELLDLPGAPLPDPDTPAPPRFLPALDNVVIGYADRSRLMTDEERRRVVVEAPLTADGFLCGFWRIERQGPKATLHIDLTRPLAARRRGEVAAEGERLLRFTDPDAAARDIAFKGHHT, from the coding sequence ATGGCCGTCCTCACCACCCGCGCCCTCAACCGCGCCACCCTGGAACGGCAGCGGCTGCTGCGCCGCGTCGACCAGCCGCCCCGCACGGTCGTCGAGCACCTGACCGGCCTCCAGGCCCAGGACCCGCCCCTGCCCTACCTGGGCCTGTGGGCGCGCATCAGGGCGTTCGACAAGGACGCCCTGACCCGGCTGCTCCACGACCGGACGGTCGTACGCGCGACACTGCACCGAGGCACCCAGCACCTGGTGTTGGCCCAGGACTACCTGTGGCTGCGCCCGACCCTGGCGCCCATGCTGGATCGCAGGTGGAGGACGGCCTTCCGCAAGGCTACGGAAGGAGTGGACCCGGCCCGCCTCACGGCGACGGTCCACGACCTGCTCGCACAGTCCGGATCGCTCACCCGCCCGCAACTGGCGGCCGCCCTCGCCGAACGCTGGCCCGACCATGACGGCATGCAACTGGCCTGGGCGGCCCAGGGGCTTCTGCCGATCGTCCACCCGCCGCCCAGCGGCACCTGGGGCCACCAGGGCCCGACCCCCTTCGCCCTCGCCGAGACCTGGCTGGGCCGCCGTCCGGACGGGCAGGGCTCCCCGGAAACCCTGATCCGCCGCCACCTGGCCGCCTTCGGCCCCGCGACCGTCCGCGACATCCAGGCATGGTCCGGCCTGACCCGCCTGAACGAGGTGGTCGACCGCATCCGCCCCACCCTCCGCGTCCACCGCGGCGAGACGGGCGCCGAACTCCTCGACCTCCCCGGCGCCCCGCTCCCGGACCCCGACACCCCGGCCCCGCCCAGGTTCCTTCCGGCCCTGGACAACGTCGTGATCGGCTACGCAGACCGCTCCCGCCTCATGACCGACGAGGAACGCCGGCGCGTCGTCGTCGAGGCCCCGCTGACCGCCGACGGCTTCCTATGCGGCTTCTGGCGGATCGAACGGCAAGGCCCCAAGGCCACCCTGCACATCGACTTAACCCGCCCGCTGGCCGCTCGGCGGCGCGGCGAGGTGGCGGCCGAGGGCGAACGCCTGCTGCGCTTCACGGACCCCGACGCCGCCGCCCGCGACATCGCCTTCAAGGGTCACCACACGTAG
- a CDS encoding epoxide hydrolase family protein: MNDAITPFRIDVPQADLDDLARRLDATRWPDQPEGVGWDYGVPVGYLRELAEYWRRDYDWRAHERRLNGLPQYTTELDGHAVHFVHVRSPEPGALPLLLTHGWPGSLVEFLELIGPLTDPRAHGGDPADAFHLVIPTPPGFTLSGPTRETGWTVERVARAWAELMRRLGYTRYAAHGGDFGALVTRRLGLIDPEHLAAVHLTQLFDATATPENADFGDETERRSVEKHYRYEYELGGYAAIQGTRPQLMAYALTDSPIAQLAWIVDGFKAWTDSKDVPEDAVDRDAMLTNVTLYWLTGTAGSSARYYKEGVETWGEPEPPSTVPTAVAIFPHDIALPVRRLAERNNVIVRWTEFDRGGHFGALEEPDLLIDDLRAAFRTYR, translated from the coding sequence ATGAACGACGCGATCACCCCGTTCCGCATCGACGTTCCGCAGGCTGACCTGGACGACCTGGCCCGCCGCCTGGACGCGACCCGCTGGCCCGACCAGCCGGAGGGCGTCGGCTGGGACTACGGCGTCCCGGTCGGCTACCTGCGGGAACTGGCCGAGTACTGGCGCCGTGACTACGACTGGCGGGCGCACGAGCGCCGCCTCAACGGGTTGCCGCAGTACACCACCGAGCTCGACGGCCACGCCGTCCACTTCGTGCACGTCCGCTCGCCCGAACCCGGCGCGCTGCCGCTGCTGCTGACCCACGGCTGGCCCGGCTCCCTGGTCGAGTTCCTCGAGCTGATCGGCCCGCTGACCGACCCGCGCGCCCACGGCGGCGACCCCGCCGACGCGTTCCACCTGGTGATCCCGACGCCACCGGGCTTCACCCTGTCCGGCCCCACCCGCGAGACCGGCTGGACCGTCGAACGCGTCGCCCGGGCGTGGGCCGAGCTGATGCGCCGCCTCGGATACACCCGTTACGCGGCGCACGGCGGCGACTTCGGGGCCCTGGTCACCCGCCGGCTCGGCCTCATCGACCCCGAGCACCTGGCGGCCGTTCACCTGACCCAGCTCTTCGACGCCACCGCCACCCCGGAGAACGCCGACTTCGGCGACGAGACCGAGCGGCGCAGCGTCGAGAAGCACTACCGCTACGAGTACGAGCTCGGCGGGTACGCGGCCATCCAGGGCACCAGGCCCCAGCTCATGGCCTACGCCCTCACCGACTCGCCCATCGCCCAGCTCGCCTGGATCGTCGACGGCTTCAAGGCGTGGACCGACTCCAAGGACGTCCCCGAGGACGCCGTCGACCGCGACGCGATGCTGACCAACGTGACGCTCTACTGGCTCACCGGCACGGCGGGCTCCTCGGCCCGCTACTACAAGGAGGGCGTGGAGACCTGGGGCGAGCCCGAGCCGCCCTCCACCGTCCCCACCGCGGTCGCGATCTTCCCGCACGACATCGCGCTGCCCGTCCGCCGCCTCGCCGAGCGCAACAACGTCATCGTCCGCTGGACCGAGTTCGACCGCGGCGGCCACTTCGGCGCCCTGGAGGAGCCCGACCTGCTCATCGACGACCTGCGCGCCGCGTTCCGCACCTACCGCTGA
- a CDS encoding helix-turn-helix transcriptional regulator has protein sequence MKETSARLLKLLGLLQARREWPGAELAERLGVSTRTVRRDIGKLRALDYPIEVGMGPAGGYRLGSGTALPPLLLDDEEAVAVAVGLRTAAGSGVGGVGETALRALVKLRQVLPHRLWLRIESLQVANVQVPGRPSVDAGELTAVAAACRDRLRLRFDYRDRHGRERLRVAEPHHLVTWGGRWYLLAWDLDREDWRTFRVDRIRTRTPAGPRFTPREVPGGDAAAFVARGVAESWPYRATVRLHAPADSEAARSAVTYGRIEPVDERSCLVRFGADSLHALAFLLGAFEVDFDVVDPPELADQLLVMADRFRRAAGAGAGRRGAVRQAAAADSSATVNKVTRATGPPQGPASNSRPTA, from the coding sequence ATGAAGGAGACCTCGGCGCGCCTGCTGAAACTGCTCGGGCTGTTGCAGGCCCGCCGCGAGTGGCCGGGCGCGGAGCTGGCCGAGCGGCTGGGCGTCAGCACCCGCACCGTCCGCCGGGACATCGGCAAACTGCGCGCCCTGGACTATCCGATCGAGGTGGGGATGGGCCCGGCGGGCGGCTACCGGCTGGGCTCCGGGACGGCGCTGCCGCCGCTGCTGCTGGACGACGAGGAGGCGGTCGCGGTGGCGGTGGGGCTGCGGACCGCGGCGGGCAGCGGGGTCGGCGGCGTCGGGGAGACGGCGCTGCGGGCGCTGGTGAAGCTGCGGCAGGTGCTGCCGCACCGGCTGTGGCTGCGGATCGAGTCGCTCCAGGTGGCGAACGTGCAGGTGCCGGGCCGGCCGTCGGTGGACGCCGGGGAGCTGACCGCGGTGGCGGCGGCGTGCCGCGATCGGCTGCGGCTGCGGTTCGACTACCGCGACCGTCACGGGCGCGAACGCCTCCGCGTCGCCGAGCCGCACCATCTGGTGACCTGGGGCGGGCGGTGGTACCTGCTGGCCTGGGACCTGGACCGGGAGGACTGGCGGACGTTCCGGGTCGACCGGATCCGGACGCGGACCCCGGCGGGGCCGAGGTTCACGCCGCGCGAGGTGCCGGGCGGGGACGCTGCCGCGTTCGTGGCGCGCGGCGTGGCCGAGTCCTGGCCGTACCGGGCGACGGTACGGCTGCACGCCCCGGCCGACTCGGAGGCGGCGCGGAGCGCGGTCACCTACGGGCGGATCGAGCCGGTGGACGAACGGTCCTGCCTGGTGCGGTTCGGGGCCGACAGCCTGCACGCGCTGGCGTTCCTGCTGGGGGCGTTCGAGGTGGACTTCGACGTGGTGGACCCGCCCGAACTGGCCGATCAGCTGCTGGTCATGGCCGACCGTTTCCGCCGCGCCGCCGGGGCCGGGGCCGGGCGGCGGGGCGCGGTCCGCCAGGCGGCCGCCGCCGACAGCAGCGCGACGGTGAACAAGGTGACCAGGGCCACCGGGCCGCCCCAGGGTCCGGCGTCGAACAGCCGTCCCACGGCGTAG
- a CDS encoding SIR2 family NAD-dependent protein deacylase: MDGNSPAWVRGVSRVAVLTGAGISTDSGIPDYRGPSGVWTRDPELAEIFNRERFVADPGVRRRYWRHIGGLYRADVRPNAAHRALAELEASGTAVRILTQNVDGLHQRAGSSPRKVLELHGTLATARCLRCGATEPTPQVLERVAAGADDPPCLKCGGTLQPAVVMFGQFLDSQVLSLAQNIARHSQLFLAVGTSLTVEPSAGLCAAAVECGATLVIVNRDPTPYDELATEIVREPIGTALPRICAALRSAAA, translated from the coding sequence ATGGATGGGAACTCGCCCGCGTGGGTGCGCGGGGTCTCCCGGGTGGCCGTGCTGACCGGCGCCGGGATCTCCACCGACTCCGGCATCCCGGACTACCGCGGCCCGTCGGGGGTGTGGACCCGGGACCCCGAGCTGGCCGAGATCTTCAACCGCGAGCGCTTCGTCGCCGATCCCGGGGTCAGGCGGCGGTACTGGCGGCACATCGGCGGCCTGTACCGGGCCGACGTGCGGCCGAACGCCGCGCATCGGGCGCTGGCGGAGCTGGAGGCGTCGGGCACGGCGGTGCGGATCCTCACCCAGAACGTCGACGGCCTGCACCAGAGGGCGGGGTCGTCGCCGCGCAAGGTGCTGGAGCTGCACGGCACCCTGGCGACGGCGCGCTGCCTGCGGTGCGGCGCCACCGAGCCGACGCCGCAGGTGCTGGAACGGGTGGCGGCCGGCGCCGACGACCCGCCCTGCCTGAAATGCGGCGGCACCCTGCAGCCCGCGGTGGTGATGTTCGGCCAGTTCCTCGACTCGCAGGTGCTGTCGCTGGCGCAGAACATCGCCCGGCACAGCCAGTTGTTCCTGGCGGTCGGCACGTCGCTGACGGTGGAGCCCTCCGCCGGGCTGTGCGCCGCCGCCGTGGAGTGCGGGGCGACGCTGGTGATCGTCAACCGCGACCCCACCCCGTACGACGAGCTGGCCACCGAGATCGTCCGCGAGCCCATCGGCACCGCGCTCCCCCGGATCTGCGCCGCCCTGCGATCGGCCGCGGCATAG
- a CDS encoding MBL fold metallo-hydrolase produces MDVVPFRTPGLGDTSYLLVHEGIGVLVDPQRDIDRFLDAAAERDVTLRFVADTHLHNDYVSGAWQAARRTGAELVMPAGAAPAYPHIPAFHMEDIRGEAGLVLRPVHTPGHTPEHTSYLVLIDGEPVAVFSGGSLLVAAAGRTDLLGEERAGSLARLQHRSLHRLADLPRDVLVLPTHGGGSFCTVSEPGPATSTIGAEADGNPLLAVRAPEEFARRLLAHPQPIPAFYRRMGPVNVRGGPPMPSPDVPVLAASRLPAHVQVVDMRPRRAMAAGFLPGSVGIELDDDFGSWAGWLLSYRTPLVLVAERGQDVAEAVTQLARVGLDAVAGVVTDLTGMETVSFRVADLDAAARVARRPGVQVLDVRMPSEYEEGVVPGSFRRFLPDLFVKGPPKGLDPTRPVLVACASGRRSAIAASRLRAWGYAPVVLSGAGVPELAGRLAETPAEVRGGSRP; encoded by the coding sequence ATGGACGTCGTGCCGTTCCGGACTCCAGGGCTCGGGGACACCAGTTACCTGCTCGTGCACGAGGGCATCGGGGTGCTGGTGGATCCGCAGCGCGACATCGACCGGTTCCTGGACGCGGCGGCCGAACGGGACGTGACGCTGCGGTTCGTCGCCGACACCCACCTGCACAACGACTACGTCTCCGGGGCCTGGCAGGCGGCCCGCCGTACGGGCGCGGAGCTGGTGATGCCGGCCGGGGCCGCGCCCGCGTACCCGCACATCCCGGCGTTCCACATGGAGGACATCAGGGGCGAGGCGGGGCTGGTGCTGCGGCCGGTCCACACGCCCGGCCACACCCCGGAGCACACGAGCTACCTGGTGCTGATCGACGGGGAGCCGGTGGCGGTGTTCTCCGGCGGGAGCCTGCTGGTGGCCGCGGCCGGGCGCACGGACCTGCTGGGCGAGGAACGGGCCGGCAGCCTGGCCCGGCTGCAGCACCGGTCGCTGCACCGGCTGGCGGACCTGCCGCGCGACGTGCTGGTGCTGCCCACCCACGGTGGCGGGTCGTTCTGCACGGTGTCCGAGCCGGGACCGGCGACCTCCACGATCGGCGCGGAGGCGGACGGCAACCCGCTGCTGGCGGTGCGGGCGCCGGAGGAGTTCGCCCGGCGGCTGCTGGCGCATCCCCAGCCGATCCCGGCGTTCTACCGGCGCATGGGTCCGGTGAACGTGCGGGGCGGGCCGCCGATGCCGTCGCCGGACGTGCCGGTGCTGGCCGCCTCCCGCCTGCCCGCGCACGTGCAGGTGGTGGACATGCGGCCGCGGAGGGCGATGGCGGCCGGGTTCCTGCCGGGGTCGGTGGGGATCGAGCTGGACGACGACTTCGGCTCCTGGGCGGGCTGGCTGCTGTCGTACAGGACGCCGCTGGTGCTGGTCGCCGAGCGAGGGCAGGACGTGGCCGAAGCCGTCACCCAGCTGGCGCGGGTCGGGCTGGACGCGGTGGCCGGGGTGGTGACGGACCTGACCGGGATGGAGACCGTCTCGTTCCGGGTGGCCGACCTGGACGCGGCGGCACGGGTGGCGCGGCGGCCCGGCGTTCAGGTGCTGGACGTGCGGATGCCGTCGGAGTACGAGGAGGGGGTCGTGCCGGGATCGTTCCGGCGGTTCCTGCCCGACCTGTTCGTCAAGGGACCGCCGAAGGGGCTGGATCCCACGCGCCCGGTCCTGGTGGCGTGCGCGTCGGGCCGCCGTTCCGCCATCGCCGCGTCCCGGCTGCGCGCGTGGGGTTATGCGCCGGTGGTTCTGTCGGGGGCGGGGGTGCCCGAGCTGGCCGGGCGGCTGGCGGAGACTCCGGCCGAGGTCAGGGGTGGCTCCCGGCCGTGA
- a CDS encoding winged helix DNA-binding domain-containing protein, translating to MAVEKWSWERVRALRLERHGLAAPLGGGPAAVVRAMASTHAQVMSAAELAIAIRLDGATRQDVRAALWNDHTLVKTFGLRGTVHLLPTEDLPMWLGALAGLPQAPNNGLPEEARLTPGQTDEIIDAIGAILADAELTVDELTEALGDAVGSWAVEKVMPAWQEMWPRWRQITHLAAHRGALCFGHNKGRKVTYTNPHRWLPGFTPLPPEEAHPALLRAYLWAYGPSTPARFAHWLNAPVRWAREVFEATELRQVEAEGVPAYVAADDTAEPAGPPAGLRLLPYFDGYAYRVGNQPPELLYPGRAAERVLPYNFQILIIDGVVAGLWHQKRSGRRLAITVEPLRPLTPAHRRELDEQAERVGRILEARPEVAIGEVTAGSHP from the coding sequence GTGGCGGTCGAGAAATGGTCGTGGGAACGGGTCCGTGCGCTCCGGCTGGAACGGCACGGGCTCGCCGCGCCCCTGGGCGGCGGGCCCGCCGCGGTCGTCCGCGCCATGGCCTCCACCCACGCCCAGGTCATGTCGGCCGCCGAGCTGGCGATCGCGATACGACTGGACGGGGCCACGCGGCAGGACGTCCGGGCGGCGCTGTGGAACGACCACACCCTGGTCAAGACGTTCGGGCTGCGGGGGACCGTCCATCTGCTGCCCACCGAGGACCTGCCGATGTGGCTCGGGGCGCTGGCGGGGCTGCCGCAGGCGCCGAACAACGGGCTGCCGGAGGAGGCCCGGCTGACCCCCGGGCAGACCGACGAGATCATCGACGCGATCGGCGCGATCCTGGCCGACGCGGAACTGACCGTGGACGAGCTGACCGAGGCGCTGGGGGACGCGGTCGGCTCCTGGGCGGTGGAGAAGGTCATGCCCGCCTGGCAGGAGATGTGGCCCCGCTGGCGGCAGATCACCCATCTCGCCGCCCACCGCGGAGCGCTGTGCTTCGGCCACAACAAGGGACGCAAGGTCACCTACACCAACCCGCACCGCTGGCTGCCCGGCTTCACGCCGCTGCCGCCCGAGGAGGCCCATCCCGCGCTGCTCAGGGCGTACCTGTGGGCGTACGGCCCGTCCACCCCGGCGCGCTTCGCCCACTGGCTGAACGCGCCGGTCCGGTGGGCCAGGGAGGTCTTCGAGGCCACCGAGCTGCGGCAGGTCGAGGCCGAAGGCGTCCCCGCCTACGTCGCCGCCGACGACACCGCCGAACCCGCCGGGCCGCCCGCGGGACTGCGGCTGCTGCCGTACTTCGACGGATACGCCTACAGGGTCGGCAACCAGCCGCCGGAGCTGCTGTATCCCGGCCGCGCCGCCGAACGCGTCCTGCCGTACAACTTCCAGATCCTGATCATCGACGGCGTCGTCGCGGGTCTGTGGCACCAGAAGCGTTCCGGCCGCAGGCTCGCCATCACCGTCGAGCCCCTGCGGCCCCTCACCCCCGCCCACCGGCGGGAACTCGACGAACAGGCCGAACGCGTCGGCCGCATCCTGGAGGCCAGGCCCGAGGTCGCCATCGGCGAGGTCACGGCCGGGAGCCACCCCTGA
- the map gene encoding type I methionyl aminopeptidase, which translates to MIELKTPGEIDAMRAAGRVVAAVHARVREAAAPGVSLRELDELARTIIAEAGAGSSFLGYHPSFGATPFPGVICTSVNGVLMHGLPTGYRLRDGDLLSVDCGAHIDGWHADAAVSFTVGTARPQDLALIETTERMLAAGIAAAVPGATIGDIGHAMSPVGRGAGYGVQNDFAGHGIGRAMHEDPFVPNEGRPGRGLRLRPGLVIAIEPSLMAGGRDEYEIASDGWSICSADGSRGAHVEHTVAITDNGPEILTLP; encoded by the coding sequence GTGATCGAGCTGAAGACGCCCGGGGAGATCGACGCCATGCGGGCGGCGGGCCGCGTGGTCGCCGCCGTGCACGCCCGGGTCCGTGAGGCCGCCGCGCCCGGGGTGTCGCTGCGCGAACTGGACGAGCTGGCCCGCACGATCATCGCCGAGGCGGGCGCGGGCTCGTCGTTCCTCGGCTACCACCCCTCGTTCGGCGCCACCCCGTTCCCCGGCGTCATCTGCACCTCGGTGAACGGCGTCCTCATGCACGGCCTGCCCACCGGCTACCGGCTGCGCGACGGCGACCTGCTCAGCGTCGACTGCGGCGCGCACATCGACGGCTGGCACGCCGACGCCGCGGTCAGCTTCACCGTCGGCACCGCCCGCCCGCAGGACCTGGCGCTGATCGAGACCACCGAACGGATGCTCGCCGCCGGCATCGCCGCCGCCGTCCCCGGCGCCACCATCGGCGACATCGGCCACGCCATGTCCCCGGTGGGCCGCGGCGCCGGCTACGGGGTCCAGAACGACTTCGCCGGCCACGGCATCGGCCGCGCCATGCACGAGGACCCGTTCGTCCCCAACGAGGGCCGCCCCGGCCGCGGCCTGCGCCTGCGCCCCGGCCTGGTCATCGCCATCGAGCCCAGCCTGATGGCCGGCGGCCGCGACGAGTACGAGATCGCCTCCGACGGCTGGTCCATCTGCTCCGCCGACGGCAGCCGCGGCGCCCACGTCGAGCACACCGTCGCCATCACCGACAACGGCCCGGAAATCCTCACGCTGCCCTGA
- a CDS encoding SRPBCC family protein — MAETEFVIEPGRQDIVIKRVFDAPPDAVFEAFTDAEAVARWMGPRGYTLSIDRWDPKTGGSYRYETSGPEGTDAFHGSFHEVAAPRRIVQTFEWEGLPGHVTLETAEFQELEGGRTRYVGTSVFQSVEDRDGMAASGMQQGVNEGFEKLDEILASR; from the coding sequence ATGGCCGAGACTGAGTTCGTCATCGAGCCCGGCAGGCAGGACATCGTCATCAAGCGGGTCTTCGACGCGCCGCCGGACGCGGTGTTCGAGGCCTTCACCGACGCGGAGGCCGTGGCCCGCTGGATGGGGCCGCGCGGCTACACGCTGTCCATCGACCGCTGGGATCCCAAGACCGGCGGCTCCTACCGGTACGAGACGTCCGGCCCGGAGGGCACCGACGCGTTCCACGGCAGCTTCCACGAGGTCGCCGCGCCGCGCCGGATCGTGCAGACCTTCGAGTGGGAGGGCCTGCCCGGTCACGTCACCCTGGAGACCGCCGAGTTCCAGGAGCTGGAGGGCGGCCGCACCCGGTACGTGGGCACCTCGGTGTTCCAGTCCGTGGAGGACCGCGACGGGATGGCCGCCTCCGGAATGCAGCAGGGCGTGAACGAGGGCTTCGAGAAGCTCGACGAGATCCTCGCCTCCCGGTGA
- a CDS encoding ArsR/SmtB family transcription factor: MADDPLSVTFAALADPTRRAILARLAEGEATVNELAEPFSISVQAVSKHLKVLERAGLISRGRHAQWRPCRLETAPLAQASQWIERYQAVWADRFDRLDREIRQIQRRRSEGAEHGRD, encoded by the coding sequence ATGGCGGACGATCCGCTGAGCGTCACGTTCGCGGCGCTGGCCGACCCGACCCGGCGGGCGATCCTGGCCCGGCTGGCGGAGGGGGAGGCGACCGTCAACGAACTGGCCGAGCCGTTCTCCATCAGCGTCCAGGCCGTCTCCAAGCACCTGAAGGTGCTGGAACGGGCCGGGCTGATCAGCCGGGGGCGGCACGCGCAGTGGCGGCCCTGCCGGCTGGAGACCGCGCCGCTGGCGCAGGCCTCGCAGTGGATCGAGCGCTACCAGGCGGTCTGGGCCGACCGCTTCGACCGGCTCGACCGGGAAATCCGGCAGATACAGCGCAGACGCAGCGAAGGAGCAGAGCATGGCCGAGACTGA
- a CDS encoding YbgA family protein — MNARAPAVRQGHPRPRLAVSSCLLGAPVRYNGGHSRDRFLTDRLSRHVDWVPVCPEMEIGLGAPRPTLRLLTDGRLVTKDGTADHTAAMTGLADGRIPLLEGLDGYVLKSRSPSCGLLGLPRYASGRPGERTDGQPVDRRGRGLFAALVRDALPDLPAEEDGRLNDPMLREHFVERVFAQARLREFFAGGWRPGDLVEFHGRHKMQLLAHAPDAYRETGRIVARAGAREPAELEADYRRAFTAALAVRGGRGRHANALQHVLGFVSDRLDPARRHDILVAIESYRLGQAPLSVPIALLRHHAEGEEFGYLSQQTYLDPFPADLLLRHHL, encoded by the coding sequence GTGAACGCCCGTGCGCCCGCCGTCCGGCAGGGACACCCGCGTCCGCGGCTCGCGGTGTCCAGTTGCCTGCTGGGCGCCCCGGTCCGCTACAACGGCGGCCACAGCCGCGACCGGTTCCTCACCGACCGGCTCTCCCGCCATGTCGACTGGGTGCCGGTCTGCCCGGAGATGGAGATCGGCCTGGGCGCCCCCCGGCCCACGCTGCGCCTGCTCACCGACGGCAGGCTCGTCACCAAGGACGGGACGGCCGACCACACCGCCGCCATGACCGGCCTCGCCGACGGGCGGATTCCCCTGCTGGAAGGGCTCGACGGCTACGTGCTCAAGTCGCGTTCCCCCAGTTGCGGGCTGCTGGGCCTGCCCCGGTACGCGTCGGGACGCCCGGGGGAGCGCACCGACGGGCAGCCGGTGGACCGCCGTGGCCGCGGCCTGTTCGCCGCCCTGGTCCGCGACGCGCTGCCGGACCTGCCCGCCGAGGAGGACGGCCGGCTCAACGACCCGATGCTGCGCGAGCACTTCGTCGAGCGCGTGTTCGCCCAGGCCAGGCTCCGTGAGTTCTTCGCCGGCGGCTGGCGTCCCGGCGACCTGGTGGAGTTCCACGGCAGGCACAAGATGCAGCTCCTGGCGCACGCCCCGGACGCCTACCGCGAGACCGGCCGGATCGTCGCCCGGGCCGGCGCCCGGGAGCCCGCCGAGCTGGAGGCCGACTACCGCCGCGCGTTCACCGCCGCGCTCGCCGTGCGCGGCGGCCGTGGCCGCCACGCCAACGCCCTCCAGCACGTCCTGGGATTCGTCAGCGACCGGCTCGATCCCGCCCGCCGCCACGACATCCTCGTCGCGATCGAGTCGTACCGCCTCGGGCAGGCGCCGCTCAGCGTCCCGATCGCCCTCCTGCGCCACCACGCCGAAGGCGAGGAGTTCGGCTACCTGTCCCAGCAGACCTACCTGGACCCCTTCCCCGCCGACCTCCTCCTCCGCCACCACCTGTGA
- a CDS encoding zinc-dependent alcohol dehydrogenase — protein MAEVRTLHVIDVGKVVIADEEDRPVPDGGFRVETLYSGLSAGTELSYVKGTNPYLSSSWDPVLGLFRPDRAAAGYPVTRMGYMEVARVTDTRTGAVAPGQVLAMAYGHRTAYTAHWADDRFVPLPDDLDPMLGIYVAHMGPICANGLLHAAADLCGTDVRTLGDGVRGRRVVVTGAGVVGLLTALFARCHGAAEVVVVDRTPERLDCAARLGLDVLDMDAADPAPEVKTRWRHAHQDRGADVVFQCRGRPESLHLALRMLRPRGTVVDLAFYQDGADGLRLGEEFHHNALSIRCSQIGRVPRGLDHVWSRERLSAETVDLLRHHGDAIRGHLVTDVLPFDDAPAFVADLAARRRHTLQAVFDMAGDMAGDMAGPA, from the coding sequence ATGGCTGAGGTCCGCACCCTGCACGTGATCGACGTCGGCAAGGTCGTGATCGCCGACGAGGAGGACCGCCCGGTCCCGGACGGCGGCTTCCGCGTCGAGACCCTCTACAGCGGGCTGTCGGCCGGCACCGAACTGTCCTACGTCAAGGGAACGAACCCGTACCTGTCCTCGAGCTGGGACCCGGTGCTGGGGTTGTTCCGCCCCGACCGGGCCGCGGCGGGATACCCGGTGACCCGGATGGGCTACATGGAGGTCGCCCGCGTCACCGACACCCGGACCGGCGCCGTCGCCCCCGGCCAGGTCCTCGCCATGGCGTACGGGCACCGCACCGCCTACACCGCCCACTGGGCCGACGACCGGTTCGTCCCGCTGCCGGACGACCTGGACCCCATGCTCGGGATCTACGTCGCCCACATGGGCCCGATCTGCGCGAACGGCCTGCTGCACGCCGCCGCCGACCTGTGCGGCACCGACGTGCGCACCCTCGGCGACGGGGTACGGGGCCGCCGCGTGGTGGTCACCGGCGCGGGCGTGGTGGGGCTGCTGACCGCCCTGTTCGCCCGCTGTCACGGCGCGGCCGAGGTCGTCGTCGTGGACCGCACCCCCGAACGGCTGGACTGCGCGGCCCGCCTGGGCCTGGACGTCCTGGACATGGACGCCGCCGACCCGGCGCCGGAGGTCAAGACCCGCTGGCGGCACGCCCACCAGGACCGGGGCGCCGACGTGGTGTTCCAGTGCCGGGGCCGCCCGGAAAGCCTGCACCTGGCGCTGCGGATGCTCCGGCCCCGCGGCACCGTGGTGGACCTGGCGTTCTACCAGGACGGCGCGGACGGCCTGCGGCTGGGGGAGGAGTTCCACCACAACGCGCTGTCGATCCGCTGCTCCCAGATCGGCCGGGTGCCGCGCGGCCTGGACCACGTGTGGAGCCGCGAACGGCTGTCGGCCGAGACCGTCGACCTGCTCCGTCACCACGGCGACGCGATCCGCGGGCACCTGGTCACCGACGTGCTGCCGTTCGACGACGCGCCCGCGTTCGTCGCCGACCTGGCCGCCCGCCGCCGCCACACCCTGCAGGCGGTGTTCGACATGGCCGGTGACATGGCCGGTGACATGGCCGGTCCGGCGTGA